In Actinoplanes lobatus, the DNA window CGCTGCGCGATGACCCCGAAGGTGCCCGCCTCGACCTGCCGGTAAAAGGTGTGGTGCCACGGATCGGTGGCGATGACGGCCACCAGTAGCAAAGGCTCGATCAGTATCAGCGCGAGCCGTGGCGGCCGGTGCCCCGAGGAGACCGTGGTGTGCCAGAGGAAGCCCGCGACGACCATCGCAACGCCGGGGAAGATCGCATAATTGAAACCGAGCGCCAGCCCGAGCGTCGGCGCCACGAGGGAGCAGGCGCTGGCCAGCGACCATTCCGCCGCGCCGGCCATGACGAGGCTGAGCGGAACGGCCAGCGGTGTCTCGGACCGCCGCCGATACGTCAAGGCGGCGTACACGACGGCAATCAAACCGGCTCCCGCGTACAGAGCGACGATTGCCATCCGCATCTCTACCCCTTCCCCGAGGTGACACCCGCACCGTCGGCGCCAGGAAGGGCGAGTTGAGCAGACGCCTGGGACATCACGTCGTCGAGGCTCCGAAGGGATAGCCGCGCGGCAGGGTGGGCGAACGGCTCAGTCGCGGGGACCGCCGTGCATCAGACCGCTCAGGCCGCCTGGCAGGGTTTTCATGAGGGCCTCGTCGAATTCGCCGTCGACCAGGACGAACACCACCCGGGCCGGGACGTCGCCGCGGTTGGCCCAAGCGTGATCGGTGCCGCGCTGCACGACCACGTCACCGGCCCGCAGCGTCACCTCCGAGTCGTCGAGGATCAGCGTGATCTCGCCTTCCAGGACGATGCCGTAGTCGATCGACGCGGTCCGGTGCACCGGCGACTGCAAGCCGCGCGAGTCCAGATGGCCGGGCAGGAACTCGTTGACGCGGATCTTCGTGCCGTGCGGGGGCGGCGGCACGGCCAGGGTCCGCGCGGTCGGCTCGTCCGGTTCGGCCGCGACGATCCGGGCCGGAGCGCCTTCGGTGTTCCAGATCTCGTGGAAGAACACGCCGTCGGCGGGCAGCTCCCGGCTGACCGGAACCGGCCCGTCCGACACCACCACCGACACGCCGTCCGGGGTGTGGCCGGTGACCACCCGCCGCGGCGCGCTCAT includes these proteins:
- a CDS encoding cupin domain-containing protein, producing the protein MSAPRRVVTGHTPDGVSVVVSDGPVPVSRELPADGVFFHEIWNTEGAPARIVAAEPDEPTARTLAVPPPPHGTKIRVNEFLPGHLDSRGLQSPVHRTASIDYGIVLEGEITLILDDSEVTLRAGDVVVQRGTDHAWANRGDVPARVVFVLVDGEFDEALMKTLPGGLSGLMHGGPRD